A stretch of Dama dama isolate Ldn47 chromosome 22, ASM3311817v1, whole genome shotgun sequence DNA encodes these proteins:
- the KLHDC7B gene encoding kelch domain-containing protein 7B, whose protein sequence is MTQSASEAGGLAWGWDGDADEDWEGAALTLLALAVVAATALALHWFGSTQDQEAAGPASTAPWPLQVGAAGPALPLKHKVSGAVEGHGSGRGKPGPPGRGQGSPAAAGAQDQEPLGGGDLVAAASTSLKTQAGEGAGGGAVGRQRGNAALETLRRKGQEARRSGSALPSGGKAEGSSAPLLIHFTPRGPGREVEVQGEAGGVRGKVPVHRVGRDSRPWQQGPGSPASRGQSPGSRWGQVDSGQSGCRRPKLDALSLGSVVSVWDAVGAASSLPAGSEGLLFPQELPPLCSLQTRPLMGVSERGLGKSSPQAARGLALDSGATASENEEAATLAPRESQGSPASMEGWPWVRREVLVTGSFSQAPGPVSLSPEGPQGGRPPLSLVKGTTEACTVGQAGANGSGDHAFSSSGPGGTKEQGGHGIREGRGSLRGQAPCGSADVCSCISSLSPSATTPPCTPKPPPPPGSPPAAHACPGLLPGAPVPPIPSPSDSLPLGVSQSPAAGSSSPAPTPAPLTGAPPAAPSAAPTAAAAPAPASASRLASQEPSVVLCKDHQQGQLSTSWGNLISMVLRSHPFPRPEKPQGRAPRATLKGPSHPGASSPSENRKSAAPPEEERHGAEGLATRAGPGGLEEAGARPQQSRAETEGAAAASPPLGPRGERTKEKHPDPLLQGATEPTAPSPPEQTQPGSSPSLATGREPQPVPRPRKRSLCEMSQSPKQEAGGAAPGQHQGQATGAASRPSGRGQGLAEKHEEARKLTVFLQRPGGWRVAEGPRKSRASVVALPRWLDLGSCLEALAFAQQHEDPGLAQETYAWMSDNLLHVLRDPSLYRQLSGADRERIVSLRTGRGPAVLGALVLPGLYGASRSGLTRDSPAAEALAVGPAAPPPPAYLHVFHPRENAWRPLTEVPQEAPLRGCGLCTLHNYLFLAGGIRGSGAEAVCSNEVFCYNPLTNIWSQVRPMRQARAQLKLVALDGLLYAIGGECLHSMESYDPRADAWTSRAPLPAGTFPVAHEAVACQGDIYVTGGHLFYRLLRYSPLKDAWDECPYSASHRRSSDMVALGGFLYRFDLLRGVGAAVMRYNTVTGSWSRAASLPLPAPAPLRCAVLGNTIYCLNHQVTATFTVSEGTAQFQAKELQPFPLGTKGVLCPFTLTLPAVGPLQTAL, encoded by the coding sequence TTTGCAGGTGGGAGCAGCTGGGCCAGCCCTGCCCCTGAAGCACAAGGTCAGTGGCGCTGTTGAGGGTCACGGCTCAGGGCGGGGGAAGCCAGGCCCTCCAGGACgtggccagggaagtccagctgcAGCGGGCGCCCAGGATCAGGAGCCCCTGGGCGGCGGAGATCTGGTTGCCGCAGCCTCCACTTCCCTTAAGACGCaggcgggggagggggccggTGGAGGGGCTGTGGGACGGCAGCGTGGTAACGCTGCTCTGGAAACCCTCCGACGTAAAGGGCAGGAGGCTCGCAGGTCGGGCTCTGCTCTCCCCAGTGGGGGCAAAGCTGAAGGGTCATCTGCGCCCCTCCTGATACACTTCACCCCCCGGGGTCCTGGCAGAGAAGTGGAGGTGCAGGGAGAGGCAGGGGGTGTCCGAGGCAAGGTCCCCGTCCACAGGGTGGGACGGGACAGCCGCCCCTGGCAACAAGGGCCGGGGTCACCTGCCTCGAGGGGGCAGAGCCCGGGCAGCCGGTGGGGGCAGGTGGACTCAGGACAGAGTGGCTGCCGCCGGCCAAAGCTGGACGCCCTGTCTCTGGGCTCTGTGGTGAGTGTGTGGGATGCTGTGGGTGCAGCCAGCAGCCTGCCCGCAGGCTCCGAGGGGCTCCTGTTCCCCCAGGAGCTGCCCCCATTGTGCAGCCTGCAGACTAGGCCCTTGATGGGTGTCTCAGAGAGGGGGCTTGGGAAAAGCAGCCCCCAAGCTGCCCGAGGCCTAGCTCTGGACTCTGGAGCCACAGCCAGTGAGAACGAGGAGGCTGCGACCCTGGCCCCCAGGGAGtctcaggggtccccagcctccatgGAAGGCTGGCcctgggtgaggagggaggtCCTGGTCACCGGGAGCTTCAGCCAGGCCCCGGGCCCTGTGAGCCTATCACCAGAGGGGCCACAGGGGGGACGCCCCCCCTTGTCCCTAgtgaaggggaccacagaggccTGCACTGTGGGACAGGCTGGGGCTAATGGCTCTGGAGATCACGCTTTCTCCAGTTCAGGGCCTGGAGGGACAAAGGAGCAAGGGGGCCACGGCATTAGAGAAGGGAGAGGGTCCCTGCGAGGCCAGGCGCCCTGTGGTTCTGCAGACGTTTGTAGCTGCATCTCCTCCCTGAGCCCCTCGGCCACGACCCCGCCATGCACCCCtaaaccccccccacccccggggtcCCCACCCGCAGCACACGCCTGCCCCGGTCTCCTACCTGGAGCCCCAGTTCCTCCGATTCCCTCTCCTTCAGACTCCTTGCCCCTTGGGGTGAGCCAGAGTCCTGCTGCGGGGTCCTCCTCCCCAGCGCCGACCCCTGCCCCCCTGACAGGTGCCCCTCCTGCAGCACCATCTGCTGCCCCCACCGCAGCCGCAGCCCCCGCGCCTGCTAGTGCATCAAGGCTTGCATCTCAGGAGCCCAGTGTGGTTCTCTGCAAGGACCATCAGCAGGGGCAGCTCTCAACCAGCTGGGGAAACCTTATTTCGATGGTTCTCAGGAGTCACCCCTTCCCCAggccagagaagccccaagggAGAGCCCCAAGGGCCACTCTGAAGGGCCCCAGCCATCCGGGCGCGTCCTCACCCTCTGAGAACAGAAAGTCCGCtgctcccccagaggaggaaaggcATGGTGCAGAGGGGCTGGCCACAAGGGCGGGTCCAGGGGGCCTGGAGGAAGCTGGAGCCCGGCCACAGCAGAGTCGCGCTGAGACCGAGGGGGCTGCAGCAGCAAGCCCTCCCTTAGGCCCGAGAGGGGAGAGAACCAAGGAGAAACATCCGGACCCGCTGCTGCAGGGAGCCACAGAGCCCACGGCCCCCTCACCCCCTGAGCAGACCCAGCCTGGCTCTTCACCCTCCCTGGCTACAGGGCGGGAACCCCAGCCAGTCCCGCGGCCCCGGAAACGCAGCTTGTGTGAAATGTCCCAGAGCCCCAAGCAGGAGGCCGGCggggcagccccagggcagcaTCAAGGCCAGGCGACGGGGGCGGCGTCCCGCCCTTCAGGCCGCGGGCAGGGCCTCGCGGAGAAGCACGAGGAGGCCCGGAAACTCACGGTGTTTCTGCAGAGGCCGGGAGGCTGGCGGGTGGCTGAGGGGCCCCGAAAGTCCAGGGCCTCCGTGGTGGCTCTGCCGAGATGGCTGGACCTGGGCAGTTGCCTGGAGGCACTGGCCTTTGCCCAGCAGCATGAGGACCCTGGCTTGGCCCAGGAGACCTATGCCTGGATGAGCGACAATCTGCTTCACGTGCTGAGAGACCCGAGCCTCTACCGGCAGCTGAGTGGGGCTGACCGGGAGCGCATTGTGAGCCTGCGCACTGGACGCGGCCCCGCGGTGCTGGGGGCCCTGGTGCTGCCCGGCCTCTACGGGGCAAGCCGCTCTGGGCTCACACGGGACTCCCCTGCGGCGGAGGCTCTCGCCGTGGGGCCCGCGGCCCCGCCTCCCCCCGCATACCTGCACGTGTTCCACCCCCGAGAGAACGCCTGGAGGCCCCTGACCGAGGTGCCCCAGGAGGCCCCGCTGCGCGGCTGCGGCCTCTGCACTCTGCACAACTACCTGTTCCTGGCGGGGGGCATTCGTGGGTCTGGCGCCGAGGCTGTCTGCTCCAACGAGGTGTTCTGCTACAACCCTCTGACCAACATCTGGAGCCAGGTGCGGCCCATGCGGCAGGCGCGCGCCCAGCTCAAACTAGTGGCGCTGGACGGGCTGCTCTACGCCATCGGGGGCGAGTGTCTGCACAGCATGGAGAGCTACGATCCTCGTGCTGACGCCTGGACCTCCCGCGCACCCCTCCCTGCGGGCACCTTCCCCGTGGCTCACGAAGCTGTGGCCTGCCAGGGGGACATCTATGTCACTGGGGGCCATCTCTTCTACCGCCTGCTCAGGTACAGTCCCCTGAAGGATGCGTGGGACGAGTGCCCCTACAGTGCCAGCCATCGGCGGTCCAGTGACATGGTGGCTCTGGGGGGCTTCCTGTACCGCTTTGACCTTCTGCGGGGCGTGGGGGCCGCGGTGATGCGCTACAACACCGTGACGGGCTCCTGGAGCCGGGCCGCCTCCTTGCCcctgcccgcccccgccccgctgcGCTGCGCTGTGCTGGGCAACACGATCTACTGCCTCAACCACCAGGTCACAGCCACCTTCACCGTCTCCGAGGGGACCGCCCAGTTCCAGGCCAAGGAGCTCCAACCTTTCCCCCTGGGGACCAAAGGGGTCCTCTGCCCATTCACCCTGACTCTGCCTGCGGTGGGCCCACTGCAGACTGCCCTCTGA